Proteins found in one Synechococcus sp. LA31 genomic segment:
- the gcvT gene encoding glycine cleavage system aminomethyltransferase GcvT gives MAVPEALQRTPLFAAASSAGGRMVPFAGWQMAVQFAGLLQEHQAVRERCGLFDISHMGVLRLSGPGAKDALQGLVPTDLFRIGPGEASYTVLLNEQGGIRDDLIVYDRGWDDTAQAHELLLVINAACAEADTSWISSQLEPAGISVHDHKGDGVLLALQGPEAQAQLEALSGTDLSGLPRFGHRDLTLPGIGAAFVARTGYTGEDGFELLLARGAGLALWQLLLERGVEPCGLGARDTLRLEAAMHLYGQDMNEATTPLEAGLGWLVHLEMPKPFIGREALERQTASGVQRRLVGLKLQGRAIPRHGYPVLGAGAEPGSTPIGRVTSGGWSPCLQTGIALAIVESSSCALGSELAVEIRGKTEPAQVVRRPFYRR, from the coding sequence ATGGCCGTTCCTGAAGCCTTGCAGCGCACGCCTCTGTTTGCTGCAGCGAGCAGCGCCGGCGGCCGCATGGTGCCCTTCGCCGGTTGGCAGATGGCCGTGCAATTCGCCGGCCTGCTGCAGGAGCACCAGGCCGTGCGCGAGCGCTGCGGTCTGTTCGACATCTCCCATATGGGTGTGCTGCGCCTCAGCGGCCCCGGCGCCAAGGACGCACTGCAGGGTCTGGTACCCACCGATCTCTTCCGCATCGGCCCCGGAGAGGCGAGCTACACGGTGTTGCTCAATGAGCAGGGCGGCATCCGCGACGATCTGATCGTGTACGACCGCGGCTGGGACGACACCGCTCAGGCCCATGAGCTGCTGCTGGTGATCAATGCGGCTTGCGCCGAGGCCGACACCAGCTGGATTAGCAGCCAGCTTGAGCCCGCTGGCATCAGCGTGCACGACCACAAGGGCGATGGGGTACTCCTGGCCCTCCAGGGCCCGGAGGCACAGGCCCAGCTGGAAGCCCTCAGTGGCACGGATCTGAGCGGCCTACCGCGCTTCGGGCACCGCGATCTAACGCTGCCGGGGATCGGCGCGGCCTTTGTGGCTCGCACCGGCTACACCGGCGAAGACGGCTTTGAGCTGCTGCTGGCACGCGGGGCCGGCCTAGCTCTGTGGCAGCTGCTGCTGGAGCGCGGTGTGGAACCCTGCGGCCTCGGTGCCCGCGACACCCTCAGGCTCGAGGCGGCCATGCATCTCTATGGCCAAGACATGAACGAAGCCACCACTCCGCTGGAGGCGGGCCTGGGTTGGCTTGTGCACCTGGAGATGCCCAAGCCGTTCATCGGCCGAGAGGCCCTGGAGCGCCAGACCGCCAGCGGAGTACAACGCCGCCTGGTGGGTTTGAAACTGCAGGGCCGCGCCATCCCACGCCATGGCTATCCCGTGCTGGGCGCTGGCGCCGAGCCCGGCTCAACCCCGATCGGCCGGGTCACCAGCGGTGGCTGGTCGCCCTGCCTGCAAACCGGCATTGCCCTGGCGATCGTGGAGAGCAGCAGCTGCGCGCTTGGCTCGGAGCTGGCGGTGGAGATCCGTGGCAAAACGGAACCAGCCCAGGTGGTGAGGCGCCCCTTCTACAGGCGCTGA
- a CDS encoding CTP synthase: MAKFVFVTGGVVSSIGKGIVAASLGRLLKSRGYSVSILKLDPYLNVDPGTMSPFQHGEVFVTEDGAETDLDLGHYERFTDTAMSRLNSVTTGSIYQSVINKERRGDYNGGTVQVIPHITGEIRERIHRVAANSGADVVITEIGGTVGDIESLPFLEAIREFRGDVGRNDLAYVHVTLLPYIGTSGELKTKPTQHSVKELRSIGIQPDVLVCRSDRSISEDLKGKIGGFCGVPRRAVIPALDADSIYAVPISLEQEGLCREVLDLLGLVDHDSDMARWAEMVAKLRNPGPVVKVALVGKYVQLNDAYLSVVEALRHACIDLGAGLDLHWICAEQIEEQGADPLLRGMDAVVVPGGFGNRGVDGKVAAIRWAREQRVPFLGLCLGMQCAVIEWARNQAGLAGATSAELDADTAHPVIHLLPEQQDVVDLGGTMRLGVYPCRLSPGTMGHRLYADEVVYERHRHRYEFNNAYRNLFLESGYEISGTSPDGRLVELIELKNHPFFTACQYHPEFLSRPGRPHPLFRGLVAAAQQRLPGSPSEAIGHNQGMQASAQTA; this comes from the coding sequence ATGGCCAAATTCGTCTTCGTGACCGGTGGCGTGGTATCGAGCATTGGCAAGGGGATCGTGGCCGCCAGCCTGGGGCGCCTGCTCAAGAGCCGGGGCTACAGCGTTTCGATCCTCAAGCTGGATCCGTATCTCAATGTGGACCCGGGCACGATGAGCCCGTTCCAACACGGTGAGGTGTTCGTCACCGAAGACGGCGCCGAGACCGACCTCGACCTGGGCCACTACGAACGCTTCACCGACACGGCCATGTCGCGCCTAAACAGCGTGACCACCGGCTCGATCTACCAATCGGTGATCAACAAGGAGCGCCGCGGCGACTACAACGGCGGCACCGTGCAGGTGATCCCCCACATCACCGGTGAGATCCGCGAGCGCATCCATCGGGTGGCCGCCAACAGCGGTGCCGATGTGGTGATCACCGAGATCGGCGGCACCGTGGGCGACATCGAGTCGCTGCCCTTCCTCGAAGCCATCCGCGAATTCCGAGGCGATGTGGGCCGCAACGACCTGGCCTACGTGCATGTGACCCTGCTGCCCTACATCGGCACCTCAGGCGAACTAAAAACCAAACCCACGCAGCACTCCGTCAAGGAGCTGCGCTCGATCGGCATCCAGCCCGATGTTTTGGTGTGCCGCAGCGACCGATCCATCAGCGAAGACCTCAAGGGCAAGATCGGCGGATTCTGCGGCGTGCCCAGACGGGCGGTGATCCCGGCCCTCGATGCCGACAGCATCTACGCCGTGCCGATCAGCCTCGAGCAGGAAGGCCTGTGCCGCGAGGTACTCGATCTGCTCGGCTTGGTCGATCACGACAGCGATATGGCCCGTTGGGCCGAGATGGTGGCCAAGCTGCGCAACCCCGGCCCGGTGGTGAAGGTGGCGTTGGTGGGCAAATACGTGCAGCTCAACGACGCCTACCTCTCGGTGGTGGAAGCCCTGCGCCACGCCTGCATCGATCTGGGGGCCGGCCTCGACCTGCACTGGATCTGTGCCGAGCAGATCGAGGAGCAAGGCGCCGACCCACTGCTGCGCGGCATGGATGCGGTGGTGGTGCCCGGCGGCTTCGGCAACCGTGGCGTGGACGGCAAGGTGGCAGCCATCCGCTGGGCCCGAGAACAGCGCGTTCCCTTCCTGGGCCTTTGCCTGGGCATGCAGTGCGCCGTGATCGAGTGGGCTCGCAACCAGGCCGGCCTGGCCGGGGCTACCAGCGCCGAACTGGATGCCGACACCGCCCACCCCGTGATCCATCTGCTGCCCGAACAGCAAGACGTGGTGGATCTCGGCGGCACGATGCGCCTCGGCGTTTATCCCTGCCGCCTGTCCCCCGGCACCATGGGCCACCGGCTCTACGCCGATGAGGTGGTGTATGAGCGCCACCGCCATCGCTACGAGTTCAACAACGCTTACCGCAACCTGTTCCTGGAATCGGGCTACGAAATCAGCGGCACCTCCCCCGACGGCCGCCTTGTGGAACTGATCGAGCTGAAGAACCACCCCTTCTTCACAGCCTGCCAGTACCACCCCGAATTCCTCTCACGCCCTGGCCGGCCCCACCCCCTCTTCCGCGGGCTGGTGGCCGCCGCCCAACAACGCCTGCCGGGTAGCCCCAGCGAAGCTATTGGACACAACCAAGGCATGCAAGCTTCAGCCCAAACGGCGTGA
- a CDS encoding cyclic nucleotide-binding domain-containing protein produces the protein MAVAAVASPIELMATQVDSETVSFATGAVIFSRGQAADAIYGVRRGIVEVINAQGDKLCYRPGELFSYEDIVWNEDVRHNDAVARTPVELVRLDRLRFLNLLHNHPTMAILLIGQQHERLREQRSSGTCAY, from the coding sequence ATGGCTGTTGCCGCGGTTGCCAGTCCGATCGAACTGATGGCCACCCAGGTGGACAGCGAGACGGTGTCCTTTGCCACGGGCGCCGTGATCTTCAGCCGAGGTCAGGCCGCTGATGCCATCTACGGCGTGCGCCGCGGCATCGTGGAAGTGATCAACGCTCAAGGCGACAAGCTCTGCTACCGCCCCGGTGAGCTGTTCAGCTACGAAGACATCGTCTGGAACGAAGATGTGCGCCACAACGACGCCGTGGCCCGCACGCCGGTGGAGTTGGTGCGCCTAGACCGGCTGCGCTTTCTCAACCTGCTCCACAACCACCCCACCATGGCCATCCTGCTGATCGGTCAGCAGCACGAACGCCTGCGGGAGCAGCGCTCCAGCGGTACCTGCGCTTATTGA
- the queC gene encoding 7-cyano-7-deazaguanine synthase QueC codes for MAIDSQLLPTAIALLSGGLDSATAAALALEQGQRVIGLSFDYGQRHRRELEAAARVAEQLGLAEHHTIHVNLAAWGGSALTDSRIAMPSDGVQRDVIPSTYVPGRNTVFIAIGLSLAEARGAERLVLGVNAVDYSGYPDCRPDYLAAFQQLADLASKAGREGHGSQLWSPLVAWSKTRIVQEALRLGVPIAETWSCYSGGDQPCGVCDSCRIRDAALIEAGRPDLASR; via the coding sequence ATGGCGATCGATTCGCAGCTCTTGCCCACCGCCATCGCCCTGCTCTCCGGCGGACTCGATTCCGCCACCGCCGCAGCTCTGGCCCTGGAGCAAGGCCAGCGCGTGATCGGCCTGTCGTTTGATTACGGCCAGCGCCATCGCCGTGAGCTGGAGGCAGCAGCCCGCGTGGCCGAACAGCTCGGCCTGGCAGAGCACCACACCATCCATGTGAACCTCGCGGCCTGGGGCGGCTCCGCCCTCACCGACAGCCGCATCGCGATGCCCAGTGATGGGGTGCAGCGCGATGTGATTCCGAGCACTTATGTGCCCGGCCGCAACACCGTGTTCATTGCTATCGGCCTGAGCCTGGCGGAGGCGCGCGGCGCCGAGCGGCTGGTGCTCGGCGTCAACGCGGTGGACTATTCCGGCTACCCGGACTGCCGGCCCGACTACCTCGCGGCCTTCCAGCAACTGGCTGATCTGGCCAGCAAAGCCGGCCGGGAAGGCCATGGCAGCCAGCTGTGGTCACCCCTCGTTGCGTGGAGCAAAACGCGCATCGTGCAAGAAGCGCTGCGGCTGGGGGTGCCGATCGCAGAAACCTGGAGCTGCTACAGCGGTGGCGATCAACCCTGCGGTGTGTGCGATAGCTGCCGCATCCGCGATGCCGCGCTGATCGAAGCCGGCAGGCCCGATCTGGCCAGCCGGTGA
- a CDS encoding RNA polymerase sigma factor, RpoD/SigA family — protein MGELFTGVLVPQGPSSPKPSSGSRRGSTDLVRLYLQDIGRVDLLSHEEELTLARQVQRRERLLRERRRLATTHPALQELINLEDDQQRLASQLGHWPAVQQWAEQQRCTVSELREQIRQKQQAWAERSNLSVAELKQALHHGRRARDRMIQANLRLVVAVAKKYQQRGMELLDLVQEGTLGLERAVEKYDPTRGFRFSTYAYWWIRQGITRAIATQSRTIRLPVHVTEKLNRIKKAQRQIATEHGRLASVSDLARELGLSEEVVRLTLMRVPRSVSLDTRVGREQDTQLGDLLEDSHATPEQELTREALHDDLEALLEELTSREAAVIRLRYGLEDDTPQTLSQIGEDLHLSRERVRQIESRALLKLRQPQRRCRVQDYMRSLDSDRPDAGR, from the coding sequence ATGGGAGAGCTGTTTACGGGTGTGCTCGTGCCCCAGGGCCCTTCTAGCCCCAAGCCCTCATCCGGCAGCCGCCGCGGCAGCACTGATCTGGTGCGCCTCTACCTGCAGGACATCGGCCGCGTTGACCTGCTCAGCCATGAGGAGGAGCTCACCCTGGCGCGCCAGGTGCAACGGCGGGAGCGCCTGCTACGGGAACGGCGACGGCTAGCGACAACGCATCCAGCACTGCAAGAGCTGATCAATCTGGAAGACGACCAACAGCGTCTGGCTTCCCAGCTCGGCCACTGGCCTGCCGTGCAGCAGTGGGCTGAACAGCAGCGGTGCACGGTGAGCGAGCTGCGGGAACAGATCCGCCAGAAACAACAGGCCTGGGCCGAGCGCAGCAACCTCAGCGTGGCCGAGCTCAAGCAAGCCCTGCACCACGGCCGCCGCGCCCGCGACCGCATGATCCAGGCCAACCTCCGCCTGGTGGTGGCCGTGGCCAAGAAGTATCAGCAGCGGGGCATGGAGCTGCTTGATCTGGTGCAGGAGGGCACCCTCGGCCTGGAGCGTGCTGTGGAGAAATACGACCCCACCCGGGGCTTCCGCTTCAGTACCTATGCCTACTGGTGGATCCGCCAGGGCATCACCCGGGCCATCGCCACCCAGAGCCGCACGATCCGGCTGCCGGTGCATGTGACCGAAAAGCTCAACAGGATCAAGAAAGCGCAGCGCCAGATCGCCACGGAACATGGCCGACTGGCCTCCGTGAGCGACCTGGCCCGCGAGCTGGGCCTCAGCGAGGAGGTGGTGCGGCTCACCTTGATGCGGGTGCCGCGATCCGTGTCACTCGACACGCGGGTAGGCCGCGAGCAGGACACCCAACTCGGCGATCTGCTCGAAGACAGCCACGCCACCCCAGAGCAAGAACTCACCCGCGAAGCCCTGCACGACGACCTCGAAGCCCTCTTAGAGGAGCTCACCAGCCGCGAGGCCGCCGTGATCCGACTGCGCTACGGCCTGGAAGACGACACCCCCCAGACCCTTTCCCAGATCGGCGAAGACCTGCACCTGTCACGCGAGCGGGTGCGCCAGATCGAATCCCGCGCCCTGCTCAAGCTGCGCCAACCCCAACGCCGCTGCCGCGTGCAGGACTACATGCGCAGCTTGGACAGCGACCGGCCCGATGCCGGCCGGTAA
- the speB gene encoding agmatinase, whose product MPDLSLFDTDGAIYMGSQRDPAGCRVGLFGVPYDGTTSFRPGTRFGPAAIREVSPGLESYCPQLDRDLEELAIADLGAVDIPFGAPEPVVAAVKQATETVLTLGLKPLMLGGEHSISSGAVAAVAEKHPELVLVQLDAHADLRHEWLGAHHSHACAMRRCLEVLPSQQLLQIAIRSGTREEFSELRQTGRLVAIERMVEALKPLRGKPVYLTVDLDWFDPAVMAGTGTPEPGGFLWSDFAALVDELRHHNLVAADVVELAPMLDPSGVSSVLASKVVRSLLFLLDR is encoded by the coding sequence ATGCCCGACCTCTCCCTGTTCGACACCGACGGCGCCATCTACATGGGCAGCCAGCGCGATCCCGCCGGCTGCCGGGTGGGCCTGTTCGGCGTGCCCTACGACGGCACCACGTCCTTCCGCCCCGGCACCCGCTTCGGGCCGGCCGCCATCCGCGAGGTGAGCCCGGGCCTGGAGAGCTACTGCCCCCAGCTCGATCGCGACCTTGAAGAGCTGGCCATCGCTGATCTGGGCGCCGTGGACATTCCCTTCGGTGCACCGGAACCAGTGGTGGCAGCGGTGAAGCAGGCCACCGAAACCGTGCTGACCCTCGGGCTCAAGCCCCTGATGCTGGGCGGCGAACACTCCATCAGCTCCGGTGCGGTGGCGGCCGTGGCAGAGAAGCACCCCGAACTGGTTTTGGTGCAGCTCGATGCCCACGCCGATCTCCGCCACGAGTGGCTGGGTGCCCACCACAGTCACGCCTGTGCCATGCGCCGCTGCCTCGAGGTGCTGCCCAGCCAACAGCTGCTGCAGATCGCCATCCGCAGCGGCACCCGCGAGGAATTCAGCGAACTGCGCCAAACGGGCCGCCTCGTGGCGATCGAACGCATGGTCGAAGCGCTCAAGCCCCTGCGCGGCAAGCCCGTCTATCTCACCGTGGATCTCGACTGGTTCGACCCTGCCGTGATGGCTGGCACCGGCACCCCCGAACCCGGCGGTTTCCTCTGGAGCGACTTCGCCGCCCTGGTGGATGAACTGCGCCACCACAACCTGGTGGCGGCCGATGTGGTGGAGCTGGCCCCGATGCTCGATCCCAGCGGCGTCAGCAGCGTGCTCGCCTCCAAGGTGGTGCGGAGCCTGCTGTTCCTGCTCGACCGTTAG
- a CDS encoding 7-carboxy-7-deazaguanine synthase QueE, whose translation MTIVESIDSGSLPVVETFHSLQGEGSYAGRSAFFIRLGGCSVGCSWCDTKHSWPSDVHPLVPLEVLKQEAQQAAAAGAAFVVITGGEPLEQSLAPLCEALVPSGLPLHLETSGVGPLSGAFTWITLSPKPHRPPHQPVLNACHELKVVVHEASDLAFAEAMAMAAVRERSAVQPPPHLLLQPGWACPDGQQLAIDYVRRHPQWRLSLQSHKWLGVR comes from the coding sequence GTGACGATTGTGGAGTCGATTGACTCCGGCAGTCTCCCGGTGGTGGAAACCTTCCATTCGCTGCAGGGCGAAGGGAGTTACGCCGGCCGCAGTGCCTTCTTCATCCGGCTGGGGGGCTGCAGCGTGGGCTGCAGCTGGTGTGACACCAAGCACTCCTGGCCCAGCGACGTGCATCCTCTGGTGCCGCTGGAGGTGCTGAAGCAAGAGGCGCAGCAGGCTGCCGCGGCCGGAGCGGCCTTTGTGGTGATCACCGGCGGCGAACCCCTGGAGCAATCCCTTGCTCCCCTGTGTGAAGCCCTTGTGCCGAGCGGCCTGCCGCTGCACCTGGAAACCAGTGGCGTGGGCCCCCTCAGTGGTGCCTTCACGTGGATCACCCTCTCGCCCAAGCCCCACCGGCCTCCGCACCAGCCTGTGCTGAACGCCTGCCACGAGCTGAAAGTGGTGGTGCATGAAGCAAGCGATCTGGCCTTCGCCGAAGCGATGGCCATGGCTGCGGTCCGCGAGCGCAGCGCTGTTCAACCGCCGCCGCACCTGCTGCTGCAACCGGGGTGGGCCTGCCCCGATGGCCAGCAGCTGGCCATCGACTACGTGCGCCGCCATCCCCAGTGGCGGCTCAGCCTGCAGAGCCACAAATGGCTGGGGGTTCGCTGA
- the aspS gene encoding aspartate--tRNA ligase, producing the protein MRSHGCGDLRPDATGQAVQLCGWVDRSRDHGGVIFIDLRDRSGTVQITVDPDNGAEMFAVAEHLRNETVIQVEGKVRERPADAINEKLTTGRVEVLASAITVLNSVKGNLPFAVSVHDEENTREELRLRHRYLDLRRERMNSNLRLRAQTIQAARRFLEDQGFIEVETPVLTRSTPEGARDYLVPSRVCGGEWFALPQSPQLFKQLLMVGGIERYYQVARCFRDEDLRADRQPEFTQLDMEMSFMDQEQILELNESLIASIWTTVKGVELPRPFPRLTWHDAMERYGTDRPDTRYGMELTNVSDLVADMGFKVFSGAVAAGGSVKCIAVPGGNDAVSNVRIKPGGDVFSEAQKAGAGGLAFIRVREGGEIDTIGAIKDNLSEEKKAELLQRTGAEPGTLILFGAGDTATVNKALDRVRQYLARELGMVKPDSENDSWNFLWVVDFPMFEFNGDEDRYEALHHPFCAPNTDDLGNDPAAWADTLPSARAQAYDLVLNGLELGGGSLRIHDSALQRQVLQTVGLPLEEANQQFGFLMDALDMGAPPHGGLAFGIDRMVMLLAGEESIRDTIAFPKTQQARCLMTGAPGGVATKQLEELHVASTWVEDEAEL; encoded by the coding sequence ATGCGCAGCCACGGATGCGGCGACCTGCGCCCCGATGCCACCGGCCAGGCCGTGCAACTGTGCGGCTGGGTGGACCGCAGCCGTGATCACGGCGGTGTGATCTTCATCGACCTGCGCGATCGCAGCGGCACGGTGCAGATCACGGTGGATCCCGACAACGGCGCCGAGATGTTCGCCGTGGCGGAACACCTGCGCAACGAAACAGTGATCCAGGTGGAAGGCAAGGTGCGCGAGCGCCCCGCCGATGCCATCAACGAGAAGCTGACCACCGGCCGCGTGGAAGTGCTGGCCAGCGCCATCACCGTGCTCAACAGCGTGAAGGGAAACCTGCCCTTCGCCGTGTCAGTGCACGACGAGGAAAACACCCGCGAAGAGCTGCGGCTGCGCCATCGCTACTTGGATCTGCGCCGCGAGCGCATGAACAGCAACCTGCGCCTGCGGGCCCAGACGATCCAGGCCGCTCGTCGCTTTCTGGAAGACCAGGGCTTCATCGAGGTGGAAACACCGGTGCTGACCCGCTCCACCCCCGAAGGCGCCCGCGACTACCTGGTGCCCTCCCGCGTCTGCGGCGGTGAGTGGTTCGCCCTACCCCAATCGCCCCAGCTGTTCAAGCAGCTGCTGATGGTGGGCGGCATCGAGCGCTACTACCAAGTGGCCCGTTGCTTCCGCGACGAAGACCTGCGCGCCGATCGCCAGCCGGAATTCACCCAGCTGGACATGGAGATGAGTTTCATGGACCAGGAGCAGATCCTGGAGCTCAACGAATCCCTGATTGCCTCGATCTGGACAACCGTGAAGGGCGTGGAGCTGCCTCGCCCCTTCCCGCGCCTCACCTGGCATGACGCCATGGAGCGCTACGGCACCGACCGCCCCGACACCCGCTACGGCATGGAGCTCACCAACGTGAGCGACCTGGTAGCCGACATGGGCTTCAAGGTGTTTTCAGGCGCCGTGGCCGCCGGCGGCTCGGTGAAGTGCATCGCCGTGCCCGGCGGTAACGACGCCGTGAGCAACGTGCGTATCAAGCCCGGCGGGGATGTGTTCAGCGAGGCCCAGAAAGCCGGCGCCGGCGGCCTGGCCTTCATCCGCGTGCGCGAGGGCGGCGAGATCGACACGATCGGCGCCATCAAAGACAACCTCTCTGAAGAGAAAAAAGCCGAGCTGCTGCAGCGCACCGGCGCTGAGCCCGGCACCTTGATCCTGTTCGGCGCCGGCGACACCGCCACGGTGAATAAGGCGCTCGATCGGGTGCGCCAATACCTCGCTCGCGAGCTGGGCATGGTGAAGCCCGACAGCGAAAACGACAGCTGGAACTTCCTCTGGGTGGTGGATTTCCCGATGTTCGAATTCAACGGCGACGAGGACCGCTACGAGGCGCTGCACCACCCCTTCTGCGCCCCCAACACCGACGACCTGGGCAACGACCCGGCCGCCTGGGCCGACACCCTGCCCAGCGCCCGTGCCCAGGCCTACGACCTGGTGCTCAACGGCCTGGAGCTGGGCGGCGGCTCCCTGCGCATCCACGATTCAGCCCTGCAGCGCCAGGTGCTCCAAACCGTTGGCCTCCCCTTGGAGGAAGCCAATCAGCAGTTCGGTTTCCTGATGGACGCGCTCGACATGGGCGCTCCGCCGCACGGCGGCCTGGCCTTCGGCATCGACCGGATGGTGATGCTGCTGGCGGGCGAAGAGTCGATCCGCGACACCATCGCCTTCCCCAAGACCCAGCAGGCCCGCTGCCTGATGACCGGCGCGCCTGGCGGCGTGGCAACCAAGCAGCTCGAGGAGCTGCACGTGGCCAGCACCTGGGTGGAGGACGAGGCCGAGCTCTGA
- a CDS encoding transporter substrate-binding domain-containing protein has product MRRALGLAWVGIGLLGCVSAAEAQPLRVGVVQNAMPCSELENGQPRGSAVELWQSIATQRSWTYTTVALRTPNAAIDAAANGEVDLAVSCLNIIPERLEKADFSIPYQEDSLAFLSRKTQQHPLLPLLKNLSSDSTLQDAIVLLMGITALGAALLWWIGKGFHHKDISQQRRSFTFFKGWMMLVVGSGIYKMGDSPPSMAILTLINISRLIITSIFVGTAATLVFQDYQPVDLSEKEWLIRALSEGVAVDGGTVSELWLKQQARALGQPALEQRIEPISGDEALIRALKRGTVSNVMADTGRIQRMSRRINDPSAYQISAQTFNRTPQAFVFGSGLSKAKRDQINLRISTMRFSGALEPILKRWNGA; this is encoded by the coding sequence ATGCGCCGAGCGCTGGGCCTGGCATGGGTGGGGATTGGCCTGCTTGGCTGCGTCTCAGCGGCCGAGGCTCAGCCGCTGCGGGTTGGTGTGGTGCAGAACGCCATGCCCTGTTCCGAGCTGGAGAACGGCCAGCCTCGCGGCTCGGCCGTAGAGCTCTGGCAGAGCATTGCCACGCAACGCAGCTGGACATACACCACCGTGGCCCTGCGCACCCCCAATGCCGCCATTGACGCTGCGGCGAACGGGGAGGTTGATCTGGCGGTGTCGTGCCTCAACATCATCCCGGAGCGACTGGAGAAGGCGGATTTCTCCATCCCTTATCAGGAAGACAGCCTGGCCTTTCTGTCACGCAAAACCCAACAGCACCCGCTCCTGCCCCTGCTCAAAAATCTAAGCAGCGACTCAACTTTGCAGGATGCCATTGTTCTTCTCATGGGAATCACCGCCCTTGGAGCAGCATTGCTCTGGTGGATCGGCAAAGGGTTTCACCACAAAGACATCAGCCAGCAACGCCGATCATTCACCTTCTTCAAGGGCTGGATGATGCTCGTAGTGGGATCCGGCATCTACAAAATGGGCGATTCACCGCCTTCCATGGCGATCCTCACCCTGATCAACATCTCGAGGCTCATCATCACCTCCATCTTTGTTGGAACCGCAGCCACACTGGTGTTTCAGGATTACCAACCGGTGGATCTCTCCGAGAAGGAATGGCTGATCCGAGCGCTGAGTGAGGGCGTGGCCGTGGATGGTGGCACCGTGAGTGAGCTCTGGCTGAAACAGCAGGCCAGGGCGCTGGGCCAGCCGGCTCTTGAACAGAGGATCGAGCCGATCAGCGGAGATGAGGCCCTGATCAGAGCTCTGAAGCGCGGCACGGTGAGCAATGTGATGGCCGACACCGGCCGGATTCAGCGGATGAGCCGCCGGATCAACGATCCGAGCGCTTATCAGATCTCCGCGCAAACGTTCAATCGCACACCTCAGGCTTTTGTCTTCGGCAGCGGACTGAGCAAGGCAAAACGCGATCAGATCAACCTGAGGATCTCCACCATGCGCTTCAGCGGAGCGCTCGAGCCGATCCTGAAGCGCTGGAACGGGGCCTGA
- the speE gene encoding polyamine aminopropyltransferase, with product MSTTPAPTPGWVDEIFDGVRYGLAGRVIAEEQSPFQRVTIIESERYGKGLLLDGCWMTAERQERHYHESIVHPALCGAAELERVLVIGGGDGGTARECLRHAGVQHLDMVEIDGLVVEWSQQHLPSIGGGCWSDPRFHLTVGDGIAWAANAPASSYDVVIVDGSDPAGPAEGLFNRAFFEQCRRILKPGGVFATQSESPEAFRQVHIDTVKVIREVFGHADPLYGWVPMYPSGWWSWTFAATDGRRYLEPDASRAAAVVDGCEIWSPRWQRGAFDAIPAAIERALNA from the coding sequence GTGAGCACCACCCCTGCCCCCACCCCAGGCTGGGTCGACGAGATTTTTGATGGCGTGCGCTACGGCCTGGCCGGGCGGGTGATCGCAGAGGAGCAGTCGCCCTTCCAGCGGGTGACGATCATCGAGAGCGAGCGCTACGGCAAGGGTCTGCTGCTCGATGGCTGCTGGATGACCGCGGAGCGCCAGGAGCGGCACTACCACGAATCGATCGTGCACCCGGCGCTCTGTGGTGCCGCAGAGCTTGAGCGCGTCCTCGTGATCGGCGGCGGCGATGGCGGCACGGCGCGGGAATGCCTGCGCCACGCCGGCGTGCAGCACCTCGACATGGTGGAGATCGATGGGCTGGTGGTGGAGTGGAGCCAGCAGCACCTGCCGAGCATCGGCGGGGGCTGTTGGAGTGATCCCCGCTTCCACCTCACCGTGGGGGATGGCATCGCCTGGGCCGCGAATGCTCCAGCCTCCAGCTACGACGTGGTGATCGTGGATGGCTCCGATCCGGCCGGCCCGGCTGAGGGCCTGTTCAACCGCGCCTTCTTCGAGCAGTGCCGGCGCATCCTCAAACCCGGCGGGGTGTTCGCCACCCAGAGCGAATCGCCCGAGGCCTTCCGTCAGGTGCACATCGACACCGTGAAGGTGATCCGCGAGGTGTTCGGCCACGCCGATCCCCTATACGGCTGGGTGCCGATGTATCCAAGCGGCTGGTGGAGCTGGACGTTCGCCGCCACCGACGGCCGTCGGTATCTGGAGCCAGATGCCTCCCGTGCCGCGGCCGTGGTCGATGGCTGTGAGATCTGGAGCCCCCGCTGGCAACGCGGCGCCTTCGACGCCATCCCCGCCGCCATCGAGCGAGCACTGAACGCCTGA